A single genomic interval of Chrysemys picta bellii isolate R12L10 chromosome 8, ASM1138683v2, whole genome shotgun sequence harbors:
- the ZCCHC10 gene encoding zinc finger CCHC domain-containing protein 10 isoform X1 produces MQRGGLSSAPFTFRSGAKMATPMHRLIARRQAEANKQHVRCQKCLEFGHWTYECTGKRKYLHRPSRTVELAKALKEKENRLLLQQRTGESTAERKTKKKRSKSVTSSSSNSSISSASDSSSESEDSSSSSSSDDSDSDESSSTSSSSPSSSSSSSSSDFESDSSSSSSSSTSTDSSSDDEPPKKKKKK; encoded by the exons ATGCAGCGCGGTGGCCTGTCGTCGGCTCCCTTCACTTTCCGGTCAGGGGCTAAGATGGCGACTCCCATGCACCGACTCATCGCTCGGCGGCAGGC GGAGGCAAACAAGCAGCATGTGAGATGTCAGAAGTGTTTAGAGTTTGGACATTGGACCTATGAATGTACCGGGAAAAGAAAATATCTGCACAGACCATCAAGGACAGTGGAATTAGCGAAAgctctgaaagaaaaagaaaacagactATTGTTGCAACAAAG AACTGGAgaaagtactgcagaaaggaagaCCAAGAAAAAAAG GTCTAAGAGCGTCACCAGTTCCAGCAGCAATAGCAGCATCAGTTCAGCTAGTGATTCTTCATCCGAGAGTGAagattcctcttcctcctcttcttctgaTGACAGCGACAGTGACGAAAGCTCCTCCACTTCCTCATCCTCCCCATCTTCAAGtagttcttcctcttcctcagactTCGAGTCAGATTCTAGTTCCTCCAGTAGCAGCAGCACCAGCACAGACAGCAGCTCTGATGATGAGCCAccgaagaaaaagaagaagaaatag
- the ZCCHC10 gene encoding zinc finger CCHC domain-containing protein 10 isoform X2 — protein MQRGGLSSAPFTFRSGAKMATPMHRLIARRQAEANKQHVRCQKCLEFGHWTYECTGKRKYLHRPSRTVELAKALKEKENRLLLQQRSKSVTSSSSNSSISSASDSSSESEDSSSSSSSDDSDSDESSSTSSSSPSSSSSSSSSDFESDSSSSSSSSTSTDSSSDDEPPKKKKKK, from the exons ATGCAGCGCGGTGGCCTGTCGTCGGCTCCCTTCACTTTCCGGTCAGGGGCTAAGATGGCGACTCCCATGCACCGACTCATCGCTCGGCGGCAGGC GGAGGCAAACAAGCAGCATGTGAGATGTCAGAAGTGTTTAGAGTTTGGACATTGGACCTATGAATGTACCGGGAAAAGAAAATATCTGCACAGACCATCAAGGACAGTGGAATTAGCGAAAgctctgaaagaaaaagaaaacagactATTGTTGCAACAAAG GTCTAAGAGCGTCACCAGTTCCAGCAGCAATAGCAGCATCAGTTCAGCTAGTGATTCTTCATCCGAGAGTGAagattcctcttcctcctcttcttctgaTGACAGCGACAGTGACGAAAGCTCCTCCACTTCCTCATCCTCCCCATCTTCAAGtagttcttcctcttcctcagactTCGAGTCAGATTCTAGTTCCTCCAGTAGCAGCAGCACCAGCACAGACAGCAGCTCTGATGATGAGCCAccgaagaaaaagaagaagaaatag
- the ZCCHC10 gene encoding zinc finger CCHC domain-containing protein 10 isoform X3: MTKASEPCHSSVPQEANKQHVRCQKCLEFGHWTYECTGKRKYLHRPSRTVELAKALKEKENRLLLQQRTGESTAERKTKKKRSKSVTSSSSNSSISSASDSSSESEDSSSSSSSDDSDSDESSSTSSSSPSSSSSSSSSDFESDSSSSSSSSTSTDSSSDDEPPKKKKKK; this comes from the exons ATGACAAAGGCCAGTGAACCATGCCATTCTTCTGTACCGCA GGAGGCAAACAAGCAGCATGTGAGATGTCAGAAGTGTTTAGAGTTTGGACATTGGACCTATGAATGTACCGGGAAAAGAAAATATCTGCACAGACCATCAAGGACAGTGGAATTAGCGAAAgctctgaaagaaaaagaaaacagactATTGTTGCAACAAAG AACTGGAgaaagtactgcagaaaggaagaCCAAGAAAAAAAG GTCTAAGAGCGTCACCAGTTCCAGCAGCAATAGCAGCATCAGTTCAGCTAGTGATTCTTCATCCGAGAGTGAagattcctcttcctcctcttcttctgaTGACAGCGACAGTGACGAAAGCTCCTCCACTTCCTCATCCTCCCCATCTTCAAGtagttcttcctcttcctcagactTCGAGTCAGATTCTAGTTCCTCCAGTAGCAGCAGCACCAGCACAGACAGCAGCTCTGATGATGAGCCAccgaagaaaaagaagaagaaatag